CGCTCATGAGCGAATTATGTGATCGATGAAGCGCTCCGTGGTAGAGCGCGCCGGGCGCTCGTGGGGATCATTGGCCCGTCAGCCACGCTGCCCCCACTCTCCGCCACGCTGCATGATCCACGCATCCCTCAGCCCCGTCCGCCTCGCCAGGCCGGAGGCCGCCAGCGGGGACTACGCGCCCTCGCCCCGGCTGCGCCAGGCCCTGCGCCACCTGCACTCTGACCTCCGGGACCGCACCCCGGAGTCGGTGGCACGCGCGGCCAGTCCCCAGCCCGCACGCCCCGGCGAAGGCTCTACCGAAGCGCCCCGCGTCCTCCTCTACTCCACCGCCCCGACGCTGCGGCTCTACCTCTGCGCGTGCCTCAGCGCATCCTACGCCCTCGACGACACGGCGGACGTGCTCCACCACACCAGCCAGCCCACGTTCTCCCGTCCCGACCTAATGATCACCGACCTCGTCACCCTGGAGCGTACCCGCTTCGCCCTGCTCGAGCTGCGCGAGCCCGGCGGCCCGCTGGCGGGAATTCCCTTTCTGCTGCTGTCCCAGGAGCCCGGTACCCGGCTGCGATGCGGCCCGGCCGCCAGACCCGACCGCGTGCTTTCTATCCCCGTCATGCCCGACGCACTGCGCAGCATAGTGCAGGCGCTGGCAAGCCCGACGCACACCGGCCAGCCGTGACCTCCGGGGCCCCCCCGTTCTCTGCCACCACCCAGGACGGGGGGACGGGCTCCCCCGGATAGGCGCTTCCCACCACCGTGCGAGCCAGCGCCCGGCCTTGTCAGCCGTCTACGTTCGCACACGGCCCCCGGTGTCCACCATGCACCGGGGGCCTTTTTCTTAGGGGGCCGTCACGGACCCGGTGCTCCGGCGACGTTCCCGGCACACTCTATCTCTTCGCGTCCCGGCAGGGCACGAAATAACGACTTGACTTTCATTCCACCATGCCCTACTGTGAGTGCGTCCTGCTACCATAACCCATCTACCGCTATGCGACTTCTTACCGTTCTATTCGCTCTCGTTTTTCTACCTGCAGCCGCCCTCGCCCAAACGCCCGGCTCCTGCGACCCCGGAACGGCCGAGACCGACCTCAACGTCGGCGACGTGCAGGCGCGCCTCTTCAACACCGGCAGCCTCTTCTTCGGCGGCTCGACCACCAACGGCACCGGCTACCTCGTCCCGAAAGGCGAGGGCACGCCGCCCATCTTCGCCGCCGGCGTGTGGGTCGGCGGCCTGATCGGCGGCGACCTCCGCACCGCCGGCTCGCGCTACGATGACTTCGAGTTCTGGCCCGGTCCGCTCGACGACGGCGCGACGCTGCCCGAAGAGGACTGCTCCAGCTTTGACCGCATCTGGAACGTCAGCGTCTTCGACGTGCAGCAGTTCGACGACACCGGCGTCGCCACGCCTGACCTCGCCGAGTGGCCCGCCGACCTCGGCGCGCCGGTCGTGGACGGCAACGGGGACCCCGACGACTACGACCTCGAAGGCGGCGACCGGCCGCTCGTCTACGGCCACCAGACCGCGTTCTGGGTGATGAACGACGTCGGCAACACGCACCTCGAGACCGGCAGCGATCCGATTGGGCTGGAGGTCCGCGTGACAGCGTTCACCTCGGGCGAGCTCGCGCTCGACCGGTACACGTTCTACCGCTACGAGCTCGTCAACCGCAACACGGCACCGTTCGAGGACGCCTACCTCAGCTTCTTCACTGACCCGGACCTCGGCGGTGCCGTCGACGACTACGTCGGGAGTGACCCGGCGCGGTCGATGGCGTTCGCCTACAACGCGGACAACGATGACGCCGTCTACGGTACGCCGCCGCCTGCGGTCGGCTACGATCTTCTCACCGGCGGCGCGTCCTCTTCCTACTTCGAGAACGCGCCTGGTCCCACGAGCGACCCCGGCAGCGCGGCCGAGTTCTACAACTACATGCGTGGGCTCTGGAAAGACGGCATACCCATCACGCGGGGCGGTAACGGCTACATGACCGACGGCGACGTCACCCCGTGGGCGTTCTCCGGCGACCCGGCGGCCGACGCGTTCTGGAGCGAGGTGAACGCGGATGGCGATGGCCAGGACAACCCCTCTGGCGACCGGCGCCAGCTTATCTCGTCACCCGCCTTCACGCTTGCGCCGGGCGCGAGCCAGACGTTCGACCTCGCCATCGTCTTCGCTGAGGGCAGCGACAACCTCGACTCGGTGACCGAGCTGCGGGCCGTCTCCGACGCCGTCCAGACGCGCTACGACGAAGACGACCTCTTCGTCCCCGGCCCGACACCGCCTGCCCCCGGCGCGCTCGCCACGCCGGACCTGCTCGCCCCGAGCGACGAGGCCACGATCGTGGACGCCAGCGCGGTGCTCTCGTGGAGCGCCGTGTCTGGAGCCGAGACCTACCGCGTCGAAGTAGCCACCGATGCCGATTTCTCCGACCGCGAGGTCTCCTACGTCTCCGGAACGACCCTCACCTTCGAGGGCGACGTAAATGAGGTGACGGACTACGTCTGGCGCGTGCAGGCGACGGCGCGCGGCCTGCTGACGAGTGTCTTCTCCGACGCTCGCACGTTCACGCTCTACCGCTACGAGTTCGACAACTTCGGGGAGGGCGTCGGCATCGTCGAGATCGCCTCGCCCGACGGCGACCCCTGCGGCGGCTCCCCGGACGACCCCGGGTGCAGCCTCTACGGCGGCAACGCCGTCTGGCTCGACGCCAACTCGACCGGCGACTACGTCGTCACCAACCCCGACAACGACCTCAGCGAACTGCTCCAGTTCCCCAGCGTCATCGACGGCGACAACTTCGAGATGCGCTTCACCAGCGACTGCGCGACGGCGGGCAACTGCCTCGGCGTCTTCGCCTCGACGGCCCCCGGGAACAACGACGACCTCATCGCGAGCGTCCCGTTCGAGCTGTGGAACACCGGGTCCGAGAACGGCGACACCGACGAGGTGCGGATGATCCCCCTCCTGCGCGCTCCGAGCGGAGCCGACCCAAGCGAGACCTGGGCCGACACGTTCCCGGCGACGGAGAATGTCACCGTCGGCATGGGGACGGAGAGCCTTGGCGTCACACACCGGGTGCTCTGGATGATGCCGGACCGCGCCGACGGCTACGCGCTGTTCGCGGCCGCCGCGGGCGGCTTCGGCGGTGTGGGCGCGACCTACGACGCCGACAACGACGGCGACACGCAGGTCGACCCCGGCCCGGACGGGCAGGACTGCCGGAGCCAGGGCTACTACATCGACTACTGCTACCGCGGCGGCGGCACCCGCTTAGTGCCGCCGATCGGCGGGCTCGACGGGATGCAGATCGCTGACCTCGCGGACGACGGGACCACACCCGCCGCCGGTACCCTCATCCGCCTCGACGCTGAGGAGCGCCTCTTGACCGACGCCGAGGACGAGGGTCTGGGTTTACCGTCGAGCTTCGCGCTCGGCGCGTCCTACCCAAACCCGTTCAGCGTCTCGGCGACCGTACCGTTCGAACTTCAGGAGGCCGGGACCGTGCGCCTCGCCGTCGTCGACGTGCTCGGGCGCGAGGTGGCCGTGCTGACCGAAGGCACGCTGGCCGCCGGCGTCCACCGGGCGACGCTCGACGGGTCGCGCCTGGCCAGCGGCGTCTACTTCGTCGTGCTGGAGGCCGACGGG
Above is a window of Bacteroidota bacterium DNA encoding:
- a CDS encoding T9SS type A sorting domain-containing protein translates to MRLLTVLFALVFLPAAALAQTPGSCDPGTAETDLNVGDVQARLFNTGSLFFGGSTTNGTGYLVPKGEGTPPIFAAGVWVGGLIGGDLRTAGSRYDDFEFWPGPLDDGATLPEEDCSSFDRIWNVSVFDVQQFDDTGVATPDLAEWPADLGAPVVDGNGDPDDYDLEGGDRPLVYGHQTAFWVMNDVGNTHLETGSDPIGLEVRVTAFTSGELALDRYTFYRYELVNRNTAPFEDAYLSFFTDPDLGGAVDDYVGSDPARSMAFAYNADNDDAVYGTPPPAVGYDLLTGGASSSYFENAPGPTSDPGSAAEFYNYMRGLWKDGIPITRGGNGYMTDGDVTPWAFSGDPAADAFWSEVNADGDGQDNPSGDRRQLISSPAFTLAPGASQTFDLAIVFAEGSDNLDSVTELRAVSDAVQTRYDEDDLFVPGPTPPAPGALATPDLLAPSDEATIVDASAVLSWSAVSGAETYRVEVATDADFSDREVSYVSGTTLTFEGDVNEVTDYVWRVQATARGLLTSVFSDARTFTLYRYEFDNFGEGVGIVEIASPDGDPCGGSPDDPGCSLYGGNAVWLDANSTGDYVVTNPDNDLSELLQFPSVIDGDNFEMRFTSDCATAGNCLGVFASTAPGNNDDLIASVPFELWNTGSENGDTDEVRMIPLLRAPSGADPSETWADTFPATENVTVGMGTESLGVTHRVLWMMPDRADGYALFAAAAGGFGGVGATYDADNDGDTQVDPGPDGQDCRSQGYYIDYCYRGGGTRLVPPIGGLDGMQIADLADDGTTPAAGTLIRLDAEERLLTDAEDEGLGLPSSFALGASYPNPFSVSATVPFELQEAGTVRLAVVDVLGREVAVLTEGTLAAGVHRATLDGSRLASGVYFVVLEADGQRQVRKMMRLR